The Prosthecobacter dejongeii genome contains a region encoding:
- a CDS encoding phosphoribosyltransferase-like protein, whose translation MSADLLAELSQAWYSRIEGLEKSVNGAFDEVGFTDNYVDRMIDHARTTPRRSKVVKDNVWGMVELDRSAQLLLDSPVVQRLRRIRQLGLTYLTYPSAEHSRFVHSLGMYSVIHQLLASIRKNQKEAEANGGRMHGYHYWPLTSDLSTDLLHAAILHDIGHMPFSHATERAVTTHSTQFKVGPASIDEFMIEIEVRFGKNPKLAEALSLLVVLSPRFQRFYSKAVRPEGHSNFIYRVASLIIGLPPTVDERGAAELISATAIDADKIDYINRDAQACGIPVGIDFARLFLRSAFLRVPRSKLERLTGQSGGPEESMILIVNASGVDTLEELAHARTSLYNRVYLHQVTLCAEALLERGLHGLGTNGERQSNVLLLWADSDDSLLQAMVRSNSPDVARYGENLRIRQLPKRALVIGKRLVTARVNLSHFLQHSPSHTSASLVKATVGHLLERLREPSDLEEKILAEAALLSAAVAKHRQDIVPKSPANAPMFLPIRGIHAQRKDCLIVENGELMFSSDRNIADEQSDALEIFKSQAYVVGPPAWREFNALAAAKVLARLDGPISDYQFDASLGDSNRPIHFKFIPGMMVDLDTAARRAGVNMERLESIRQAANHADYFNDCPRLFPHPSDCPEVEGIAAKLKGFSGEGSWQVTRESVHAFVTQFPPRLRKELLPALKRIQILDRARLAEAMDKNLDRLAEQHPKAAFVITGFSPDSGSLTRMLFEQELKSKADKNGWTICKSIEDALDAMKSESLLVLCDDNIVSGSQASCQLRSWMGVPREEWPAEMRSERGIFQHALRPQDQIALRKIPWAAIVAVGTQEAEDRLKEVAAEIKIGNFKGLYFHEGLDSNCLEADCELSHYLEEVGRNVLSWTRANAVAFDNLTPADKESCARDALGYDGKRGLLATIFNIPVSTCTALWCPGIHRGQPWVPLMIRRGYLNKLVVG comes from the coding sequence ATGTCCGCCGACCTGCTCGCCGAACTATCGCAAGCTTGGTATTCGCGTATCGAAGGCCTTGAAAAATCGGTCAATGGAGCGTTCGATGAGGTCGGATTCACGGACAACTACGTAGATCGGATGATCGACCACGCCAGGACCACACCCCGCCGATCTAAGGTCGTTAAGGATAATGTCTGGGGAATGGTTGAACTCGACCGCAGCGCGCAGCTTCTCCTCGACAGTCCTGTTGTCCAACGGCTTCGTCGTATTCGTCAATTGGGCCTCACCTACTTGACCTACCCTTCCGCAGAGCACTCCCGCTTTGTCCACAGTTTGGGCATGTATTCGGTGATCCATCAGTTGTTAGCCTCAATCCGCAAGAACCAGAAGGAGGCAGAAGCGAACGGCGGAAGGATGCACGGGTACCATTACTGGCCCCTAACCTCGGATCTTTCCACCGACTTGCTTCATGCAGCAATTCTTCATGATATTGGTCATATGCCGTTCTCGCACGCTACCGAGCGCGCAGTCACCACACATAGCACGCAGTTCAAGGTTGGTCCTGCCTCAATTGATGAGTTTATGATCGAAATTGAGGTGCGTTTCGGAAAAAATCCTAAGCTCGCCGAGGCGTTGTCACTCTTGGTGGTCCTCTCACCGCGCTTCCAGCGATTCTACAGCAAGGCGGTGCGGCCCGAGGGGCACTCAAATTTTATCTACCGCGTTGCCTCCCTAATTATTGGGCTGCCGCCTACTGTAGACGAACGAGGTGCCGCCGAATTGATTTCCGCCACCGCGATTGATGCTGACAAAATCGACTACATTAACCGCGACGCACAGGCGTGCGGCATCCCAGTCGGCATTGACTTTGCCCGCCTGTTCCTCCGGTCTGCCTTCCTCAGAGTCCCTCGCTCCAAGCTTGAGCGCTTAACTGGCCAGTCTGGCGGGCCGGAAGAGTCGATGATCCTAATCGTGAACGCATCGGGCGTCGACACGCTTGAGGAACTGGCCCATGCTCGCACAAGTCTCTACAACCGCGTCTATCTACACCAAGTGACACTCTGTGCTGAAGCCCTACTGGAGCGTGGACTCCACGGCCTTGGCACCAACGGTGAACGCCAGAGTAACGTCCTCCTCCTCTGGGCTGACAGCGACGATAGTCTACTTCAGGCAATGGTTCGAAGCAACAGCCCCGACGTCGCTCGATACGGAGAAAACCTCCGTATCCGTCAGCTGCCCAAGCGTGCGCTTGTCATTGGCAAGCGACTCGTAACAGCACGCGTCAATCTCAGCCATTTCCTTCAACATTCCCCAAGCCATACGTCCGCCAGCCTTGTAAAAGCTACAGTTGGGCACCTGCTTGAACGCTTGCGTGAGCCTTCTGATCTTGAAGAAAAAATCCTAGCGGAAGCAGCCTTACTTTCGGCCGCCGTCGCCAAGCATCGCCAGGATATTGTTCCCAAAAGTCCCGCCAATGCCCCGATGTTTCTGCCTATTCGGGGTATTCATGCACAGCGTAAGGACTGCCTCATCGTAGAAAACGGGGAACTAATGTTTTCCTCCGACCGCAATATTGCAGACGAGCAGAGCGACGCCTTGGAAATTTTCAAATCACAGGCCTATGTTGTCGGCCCGCCAGCATGGCGAGAATTTAATGCGCTTGCTGCCGCTAAGGTTCTGGCCCGCTTGGACGGCCCCATCAGCGACTACCAGTTTGATGCCTCGCTCGGAGATTCGAATCGGCCTATTCATTTCAAGTTCATTCCCGGTATGATGGTAGATCTCGACACGGCTGCTCGCCGCGCCGGAGTCAACATGGAGCGTCTTGAGAGTATCAGGCAGGCGGCCAACCATGCTGATTATTTCAATGACTGCCCGCGCCTCTTTCCTCATCCCTCCGACTGTCCTGAGGTTGAAGGAATTGCCGCGAAGCTCAAGGGGTTCAGCGGCGAAGGCTCTTGGCAGGTAACGCGGGAATCTGTGCACGCGTTTGTGACCCAGTTCCCTCCACGCCTGCGCAAGGAACTTCTCCCGGCTCTTAAGCGCATCCAAATTCTTGATCGCGCTCGGCTGGCCGAGGCAATGGACAAGAATCTTGACCGCCTTGCGGAACAGCATCCAAAAGCGGCCTTTGTCATCACTGGCTTCTCCCCAGACAGCGGAAGCCTGACGCGGATGCTCTTCGAACAAGAATTGAAATCCAAGGCTGACAAAAATGGCTGGACCATTTGCAAAAGTATTGAAGATGCGCTCGACGCCATGAAGTCCGAATCGCTACTGGTCCTCTGCGACGACAATATCGTCTCTGGCAGCCAAGCTTCCTGCCAACTCCGATCTTGGATGGGAGTTCCACGTGAAGAATGGCCTGCGGAAATGCGTTCCGAGCGCGGTATTTTCCAGCATGCTCTGCGCCCGCAGGACCAAATTGCCCTTCGCAAAATACCTTGGGCAGCCATCGTCGCTGTTGGCACACAGGAAGCCGAGGATCGGCTCAAAGAAGTGGCCGCTGAAATCAAGATTGGCAACTTCAAAGGACTATATTTCCACGAAGGCCTCGACTCCAATTGCCTTGAGGCGGACTGCGAGTTGTCTCATTATCTAGAGGAGGTCGGACGCAATGTGCTCAGTTGGACTCGTGCTAACGCGGTGGCCTTTGACAATCTGACTCCCGCCGATAAGGAAAGCTGTGCTCGCGACGCCCTTGGCTATGACGGCAAGCGCGGCTTGCTCGCTACTATTTTCAATATACCGGTTTCTACATGTACAGCCTTGTGGTGCCCAGGTATCCACCGCGGCCAGCCTTGGGTGCCACTCATGATCCGCCGAGGGTATCTGAACAAACTTGTAGTCGGTTAA
- the accC gene encoding acetyl-CoA carboxylase biotin carboxylase subunit yields MFRKVLVANRGEIAVRIIRACKELDVKTVAVYSEADVDSMHVHLADEAICIGPGPSSESYLKISRIISAAEIANVDAIHPGYGFLSEKAEFADVCEQCKIKFIGPSSRVISMMGDKNVARATARKAGVPVTPGSDGLIHNEEEALMWARKIGYPVIIKASAGGGGRGMRPVLNEATLISSFQAASLEALKCFGDGSMYMEKLVEKPHHIEFQIVADSQGNVVHLGERDCSMQRRNQKIIEECPSPKMTEDLRKRMGDATIRICKEIGYENCGTIEFLVDNNREDFYFMEMNTRIQVEHPITEEVYGCDLIKEQIRIAAGLPLSEHVVNAVPRGHSIECRINAEDPFRNFAPSPGKINLWYTSGGRGVRVDSHVYSGYDVPPYYDSMIAKLIVSGATREIAIRRMRRALGEFVVEGIKTTIPLQSKVLTTSDFQNGQYDITWVENFLRQEGLKG; encoded by the coding sequence ATGTTCAGAAAAGTCCTCGTCGCCAACCGTGGTGAGATCGCCGTCCGCATCATCCGCGCTTGTAAAGAGCTCGATGTCAAAACCGTCGCCGTATATTCCGAAGCCGATGTGGACTCCATGCATGTCCACCTCGCCGATGAAGCCATCTGCATCGGCCCCGGCCCCAGCAGCGAGAGCTACCTGAAAATCAGCCGCATCATCAGCGCCGCAGAGATCGCCAACGTGGACGCCATCCACCCCGGCTACGGCTTCCTTTCCGAAAAAGCCGAATTCGCCGACGTCTGCGAACAGTGCAAAATCAAATTCATCGGCCCCAGCTCCCGCGTCATCTCCATGATGGGGGACAAAAACGTCGCCCGCGCCACTGCCCGCAAAGCCGGCGTCCCCGTCACCCCCGGGTCAGACGGCCTCATCCATAACGAAGAAGAAGCCCTCATGTGGGCGCGCAAAATCGGCTACCCCGTCATCATCAAAGCCAGTGCCGGTGGCGGTGGCCGTGGCATGCGCCCCGTGCTGAACGAGGCCACCCTCATCTCCAGCTTCCAGGCCGCCTCCCTTGAGGCCCTCAAATGCTTTGGCGACGGCTCCATGTACATGGAAAAGCTCGTCGAAAAGCCCCACCACATCGAATTCCAGATCGTCGCCGACAGCCAGGGCAACGTCGTCCACCTTGGCGAGCGCGACTGCTCCATGCAGCGGCGTAACCAAAAGATCATCGAAGAGTGCCCCAGCCCCAAGATGACCGAAGACCTCCGCAAGCGCATGGGCGACGCCACCATCCGCATCTGCAAAGAGATCGGCTACGAAAACTGCGGCACCATCGAGTTCCTCGTCGATAACAACCGTGAAGACTTCTACTTCATGGAGATGAACACCCGCATCCAGGTGGAGCACCCCATCACCGAAGAAGTCTATGGCTGCGACCTCATCAAAGAGCAGATCCGCATCGCCGCTGGCCTCCCCCTCAGCGAGCACGTCGTCAACGCCGTCCCCCGTGGTCACTCCATCGAGTGCCGCATCAACGCCGAAGACCCCTTCCGCAACTTCGCCCCCAGCCCCGGCAAGATCAATCTCTGGTACACCTCCGGTGGCCGCGGCGTCCGTGTGGACAGCCACGTCTATTCCGGCTACGACGTCCCGCCGTATTATGACTCAATGATCGCCAAGCTCATCGTCAGCGGCGCCACCCGCGAGATCGCCATCCGCCGCATGCGCCGCGCCCTGGGTGAATTCGTCGTCGAAGGCATCAAAACCACCATCCCCCTCCAGAGCAAAGTCCTCACCACCAGCGACTTCCAAAACGGCCAATACGACATCACCTGGGTCGAAAACTTCCTCCGCCAGGAAGGCCTGAAGGGCTAG
- the accB gene encoding acetyl-CoA carboxylase biotin carboxyl carrier protein: MDDTKSNEKEATALDLKQIKQIVALMAENDLSYFHFENQGSKVELRRGSDFQAAKELLKHLPVASAAAPVAVAAAPAAPAAAAPAALASAPAAAAAEPAGPTINSPMVGTFYRSAAPGEKPFANIGDSVDENSNVCIIEAMKVMNEIKAEVRGTIARILVEDGKPVQYGQPLFELKA; this comes from the coding sequence ATGGACGACACAAAATCTAACGAGAAGGAGGCCACAGCTTTGGACCTGAAGCAGATCAAGCAGATCGTGGCCCTCATGGCCGAAAACGATCTCAGTTATTTTCATTTCGAAAACCAAGGATCCAAGGTCGAACTGCGACGTGGATCTGACTTCCAGGCAGCCAAAGAGCTCCTGAAGCATCTCCCCGTGGCCTCCGCCGCCGCCCCGGTCGCCGTGGCTGCAGCCCCTGCCGCCCCCGCTGCGGCAGCCCCCGCCGCCCTCGCTTCCGCGCCAGCCGCTGCCGCCGCAGAGCCCGCAGGCCCCACCATCAACAGCCCCATGGTCGGCACCTTTTACCGCTCCGCCGCCCCCGGTGAAAAACCCTTCGCCAACATCGGTGACTCCGTGGATGAAAACTCCAACGTCTGCATCATCGAGGCCATGAAGGTCATGAATGAGATCAAGGCCGAAGTGCGTGGCACCATCGCCCGCATCCTCGTCGAAGACGGCAAGCCCGTCCAATACGGCCAGCCGCTGTTCGAATTGAAGGCCTAG
- a CDS encoding pseudouridine synthase: protein MRLNRYLSLCGLGSRRGCEVLIQEGRVSINGHVIKDLATQVSDEDRIIADGKPVKAETGVVIALHKPRGYICSRSDERDRMTIYSLLPKQFQTLHHVGRLDKDSEGLLLMTNRGELSHRLIHPSMGAEKEYEVIVDQPMDQATMAKLVKGMLTEEGHAKCERAWMITEYRAHVVLKQGLKRQIRLMFYQLGFEVERLTRTRIGWLELKGLQKGGWKQLTEVEVDRFFSKDGVTGRPAKIAKTAAVADAGDEEAGRPVRRAPAKPRSGPRGKKTFGSEDRPRSGPRGKKSFGSEGRTRSPRAASEAGEDRPFGAPRSKRTFGSEDRLRGPRSSFSEGEDRPFGAPRGQKPFGREDRPRSPRGGYSEGEDRPRSGSRPPRGRASFGDDEAPRPRGKRPEGDRKPRSSGGAGKARSTRGDSPSRPPRASVKRAPGKNGPRGRA from the coding sequence GTGCGCCTCAACCGTTATCTCAGCCTGTGCGGCCTCGGCTCCCGCCGTGGTTGCGAAGTACTCATTCAAGAAGGTCGCGTCTCCATCAATGGGCACGTGATCAAAGACCTGGCCACCCAGGTCTCGGATGAGGATCGAATCATCGCCGACGGCAAGCCCGTCAAAGCGGAGACAGGCGTGGTGATCGCCCTGCACAAACCGCGCGGCTACATTTGCAGCCGCAGCGATGAGCGGGATCGCATGACGATCTACTCGCTCCTGCCCAAGCAATTCCAGACCCTCCACCACGTGGGTCGTCTGGACAAAGACAGCGAAGGCCTGCTCTTGATGACCAACCGGGGGGAACTTTCCCACCGCCTCATCCACCCCAGCATGGGGGCAGAAAAAGAATACGAAGTCATCGTGGATCAGCCCATGGACCAAGCCACCATGGCCAAGCTGGTCAAAGGCATGCTCACCGAAGAAGGCCACGCCAAGTGCGAACGCGCCTGGATGATCACCGAGTATCGCGCCCACGTCGTCCTCAAACAGGGCCTCAAGCGCCAGATCCGCCTCATGTTCTACCAGCTCGGTTTTGAGGTCGAGCGCCTCACCCGCACCCGCATCGGCTGGCTGGAACTCAAAGGTCTGCAAAAAGGCGGCTGGAAACAGCTCACCGAAGTCGAAGTGGATCGCTTCTTCTCCAAGGACGGCGTCACCGGCCGCCCTGCCAAGATCGCCAAAACAGCCGCCGTGGCCGATGCAGGCGACGAAGAAGCCGGCCGCCCTGTGCGCCGTGCCCCGGCCAAGCCCCGTAGCGGGCCCCGTGGCAAAAAAACTTTCGGCAGCGAAGACCGCCCCCGCAGCGGCCCGCGTGGCAAAAAATCCTTCGGCAGCGAAGGCCGCACCCGTAGCCCCCGCGCCGCCTCTGAGGCCGGTGAAGACCGCCCCTTCGGCGCACCCCGGTCGAAAAGAACTTTCGGCAGCGAAGATCGCCTTCGTGGCCCCCGCTCCAGCTTCTCCGAAGGCGAAGATCGCCCTTTCGGTGCTCCCCGCGGCCAAAAACCTTTCGGTCGTGAAGACCGCCCCCGAAGCCCGCGTGGAGGCTATTCCGAAGGCGAAGACCGCCCCCGCAGTGGCTCCCGTCCCCCTCGTGGACGCGCCTCTTTTGGCGATGACGAGGCCCCCCGTCCCCGGGGAAAACGCCCAGAAGGCGACCGCAAACCCCGCAGCAGCGGCGGTGCTGGTAAGGCCCGCTCCACCCGTGGAGACAGCCCCAGCAGGCCACCACGCGCCTCGGTGAAACGCGCTCCAGGAAAAAATGGCCCTCGCGGCCGGGCATAA
- a CDS encoding small basic protein — protein sequence MSQHRSLKTAGSVGTKRSVLKRGERIKLMKARGQWKDGRLPTGLPKTKSE from the coding sequence ATGTCTCAGCATCGCAGCCTCAAAACCGCCGGTTCCGTTGGTACCAAGCGCAGCGTCCTTAAGCGTGGCGAGCGTATCAAGCTCATGAAGGCCCGCGGTCAGTGGAAAGACGGTCGCCTCCCGACCGGTCTGCCCAAGACCAAATCCGAATAG